A stretch of DNA from Odontesthes bonariensis isolate fOdoBon6 chromosome 2, fOdoBon6.hap1, whole genome shotgun sequence:
TTCTGCATACTTTCACCGAAAAATAATGGGGTCTTCCAGGTGGAAGGTGGCAGCGGCGGCTTTTCTCGCCATAGTGGGCTCTTTATTACCTGTCGACGCGGATGAACATGACCACACGGTAAGAGCGTTTTGCGAGGCCgactgaaaaaaaaggggggagcCATGGAAATAATGGACGTTTGTGCTCTGTGTAACCTGCTAACTGAAGCTGTGATAGCTAGCTGCTAGCCCAGAAAACAGACTTCCAGACATGTCAGGGTTCATGACTCAATACACCGATACGTGTGTTCAGTGAGCGCGGTAACATGTCACCAATTATCGGCCTGTGGGCTTATGGCTACCGTTTGCTTGCTAGCTAGCTTGCTAGCACGTCTTCCACACTTGTCTTCCCGAAAGCTTTCTTGAGCGCCGGCGGAAACTGCTCTCAAGTTAGCAGCTAGCTAGCGTTAGTTGTTAAGCGGAACAAAAAAAAGCGCTATTCGCATTGAAGCCGGTAAAGAGAAACTCGACGTACGTATTAAACGACTTTGTATAAAACACAGGGGGAAACATTGGCTTCCCTTGATATATATTCtgctctaattttttttttaacccagataccccccacccccctctctCCTTTTGAAATTGGTTAACAAGGCTGTATTATCTTCCGCACAACAAACAGATATTGAAGGTGTTTAAAGCTATGAAGTGAGTTTATGGACAAAGCACCCACGTTCACTTCCTTGATACGTAAGCCACCATAGACGAGGCGTATCGCTTTTTATTGCGGCACAGGTGCATCGTGCATTGATACCTGCATAATATTTTCATTGGTTTGTATGCATTTGAATTTAGCAAAtggaatttaaaaataaaactcagTCAGTTTTGGTACACCTGTGACAGTTTCTGTACACTTTCCTTTCTTATCCCCATTGGAGCTGCGTTGTTTCCATGGATATGTGTTTAAAGTTGGTTATTACTGTCCTGTTGAATTTCAATAGCCTAGAATCTGAAACCAGCCAAACTAGGAAAACAGGTGCAGTATTCCTGCAGTACTTACTGTGAGTCCTCGTGTTTTCCCCCTTTTCAGTATAAAGACAAGGAGGAGGTAGTATTATGGATGAACACAGTTGGGCCTTACCACAACCGACAGGAGACCTACAAGTATTTCTCTTTGCCCTTTTGCGCGGGCTCTAAGAAGACCATCAGTCATTACCACGAAACACTCGGAGAGGCTCTGCAGGGAGTGGAGCTGGAATTCAGCGGCCTGGACATAAAATTCAAAGGTATTTTACTGTTGCGCTGACTTTCACCTGTTCAGCACGTGCATCGGGTGGGATTCACGTGTGTGTGATGCCTGTAACTTGCTTCTGGATGTCTGGGTTGGTTTTAGTCGCCTCATGTTTTCCCTGCATCCAAATTAACCAAAAAATGTTGCGTCTTgttatttctgtagatgacgtATTGCAGTCGACATACTGCGAAATCGAGCTGGACAAAGCCAAACGGGATGCCTTTGTTTATGCCATAAAGAACCACTACTGGTACCAAATGTACATAGACGACCTGCCCATCTGGGGTAAGTGGTGCTACCTTTCTGCCTTTTGGTATGTGGACTTGGTTTGTGTTCAAACTGGTCTGGtctttaagtgtttttttgtttttgtctgatttTTATGTAACAAATGGCATGTATAATGGTCTCTTCATCTCAATGGTGGACAGATTAAACCCGTTCTTATTCCGGGGTGGGCCTGGTGAGCTGAGAAGCCTCATTACGGTTCATCATAACAAGTATTAGATATCtcacaaaaaaggaaaaggcaTTGAGTTCAGCACCTCAGGTGAAACAAAGCAGCGTGGCAGTTGTTATATTGACTatagggctgtcgcgataaccgcaaaatgcaatcaccgcggtgctgagaggacctccgcggtgcgtgtccaggccaccgccaccaccgcccaccgcacgcaagcttgcacgcgcagaacaactcgagaaactgaacgagtttttaagactgcacagtagatacaaagcgactgacagaactgatacttttaaagccagcacagtaataatgatgcattgtatattcccctcaaggcaggagaaacacattaacacagcgaggtgccgcgtttctgtcgtcatctttaCATATAGGCacagcacacgcacacacgtctgcatgctactcgttgtggtctcattctccctcagcagctgatattacaagaatatgcctactcagtgtcgtagcaatagaagttaaaataaaatgcagtggcctacctttatctcggctttactcctctgcctagtccggacactttatggctttgaatcttcccttattatccattttaacgttgtaaatgcgaccgtctaatatcaacaataaactagcttccacagaaccacagctgtgtgtgcacatttgctgtagggaaatacctgatcatttcaacaaaactgtgtaggtgaaactattaaaaaaaaaaaaaagtttaaaaaatgtgccggggttggttggtcggcggcagtctgttaaaaaaaactgtatcccggacacgtgagctcaactgctgccCTGATGACGGatttttctccgtcattactaaaAGAAACGTGCccaggtctgcaacaatgttgatatttgccatgtggcactggcaacaatgttgcagaactggggtatgcgctgcttgatctccgctatgttggtctgtgagcgagtaaatgacaggcaaagcaaagtgaaatgtcagaatcgctgggaaaaaagccggattatgcgctcgattttcatctaacattgcaTGTCGTGGAAAAtagcctaatgaacaaaaatgcgatatcaccgcataccgcgctgttTAGCGGCTATGAGccaccgcggtgggaattccctcaccgcgacagccctaatTGACTAACACAATATCTCGTGTCATTTTTTACAGCAAAGTCATGCATGTTTAGTGGTTTATGCTGCCAAGAAACCACTTCTCAGTGAAGTTTTAGCACtactttaaaatgtaattgtgaTGCAGCCTGTTGGACCCTCCGAATTTATGCTTAAGGAGTATTTATTTACGACACTAGTCCTGCAACTTAACTCTTTTGGTACGTGCCGACGTGGAAAATAGCTTTTGAGATCCACGAAGCGTTCTATAAGGATATCGATGAGTCACGATTATTAAAGGCTCTGTCACTCATCCGGGTTATCTCTGTGGTCACGCTCATATTTGCTTGGATATTTTACAACAGCTTAAACACAGCTGTGCAGGCGGATGCTGTCGGCAGTGGGTGGGGCGCAGATATTTACTCAATTGTGTGAAGTGAATGGTTTGATTGTGACGGACAAAAAAAACGCACCCAGTTGTTGGCTTTGCCAGCGAGATAACAGACTTTTAGGTTATTACCTTCTTCGGCGGGACGCTTGCATACAGCAACACTTACCACAGCATACTGACCCCTGTAGAGATGAGAGGTACCCCCCCtggctttttttaaattgtttatcaACGTCATGTAATGCATGAAGTGGTTGAACAGACAGTTAAACATTACAAACCTGACATAAAGTGACGCCAGTTTGGAGCTCATTAACAGCGATTGTTTTGCATCAATGTAAACTTGATTGAGCAGATTAGCACAGATTGTACTGCTGCCAAATGAACGGGTTAGCTTTATTTGGATTTACACACTCTGACTGGTATATGCATGTAACTAAAGGCCATTTGACCTTCTACGTAAATAccagatatatatattttttttatttcgcttTTAAGGTATTGTTGGTGAGGCGGATGAAAATGGAGAAGAACACTACCTGTGGACATATAAGAAGCTGGAGATCGGCTACAATGGCAATAGAATCGTTGACGTAAACCTGACCAGTGAAGGCAAAGTTAAGCTTGTGCCCAACACAAAAATTCAGATGTCCTATTCTGTGAGTACAGTGTTTGTTCCTTTGTCGTTGTGGTTGAtgtgaaaacatttattttagatatatatttattcatatgTACGTATATatgcaaacccccccccccaacaggtgAAATGGAAGAGGTCAGACGTAAAGTTCGAGGACAGATTTGATAAGTACCTCGATCCATCCTTCTTTCAGCACAGGGTGAGTACTGGACATAATGAACACGTCACCTTTGTTCATGCAGCGTGCTTTAAAAGGTACAAGTTGAGCCTCGCACCGTGGCAGATCAAGTATgctgcagcttttttttgtttgtttgttttttttaaaattagacTTTAAAAGGCTGCTACACTCAATGAAGGAAgagtttgtttttctctgtccagaCGTGCACAGTGAAGGAAGGAGTTCTGTTAAACTACTATTTGTGGAACATAAATGCCTTCAAAATAGCTTGATGAACATTTCCACCTCGATACACAAGTTATTATATTTATTCAAGTTTTGCTATAAATTACATTGTGCTTAAATAAAAGAGGTGACGATCTGAATTAGGGCTGGGTATCGTGGCCAATTTCCTATATCGATTCGATTTCGATTCATAAGGTCCTGaatcgattaatcacgattcaaTCTGCtcttaaataatgaaaatggctcaactattttacaaaatacaaatgtattttattttatctattattttcaCCATAAACAACAGGTTTTAAGTGCAAACTTGTGAATTGGACAGTTTAAACTTCAACACAACTGTCTCAAAAGTGGTATTTTAAAATTATAAAAGGAATTGCAAGTGAAAGTGTACTTGAACTACAACATTCCATCACTGCAAATTTgcattaaaggcagggtaggggatctttttctggaacatttttttacatattgcttgaaatactcttcacacccccattgcaaccaattaattaaaagttttgacacaaatatgaaaagttttagtggcctctagaacgtacaatctaggaaaaacagtatccaatcatactgaacggaccgttcacaatgattggattctgatgccgtctatcaaactgcaatctgctcctccctccccctccttctccctgtgcgcgtaccctgctccgtgaacgaagcttggcaggaagctaaactagagcctgcttggctagcacctagcattattaaacgtatagttagcataaactaaatactaaatacggcaacgatcgatgcttgctgtcagaacagcgctcgtgcaccttcgtgctcgtgcgcgttcatgtactctagaggcgtgccttagGGGGGAAAGTggagaaaagggttgggactttttacctgtgtattttcaaaatgcagcttcgctggactcaaaacccaggatctcctaccctacctttaaggcaTTGTTTCTTAATGTgcaaaaattataataataataataataataatggtaaCAAAACTAAAAGTAAACTTAAACTATCTAAAGTCAAGTCCTGTTATTGTGACTTTTTTCTAACTTGATAAATGTGAGATTCTTGTGCAGGAAAAGGAGCTCATTGATGTGATCTGGGGTTAGGCAGCTCCTTTTTTGCAATATCACCCGCAGTTGATATCTCCGATGCAATACCGGTCCCTGGGCCAGGCGAGCCAACAGTGGATATGCACTCATCAGTCAGATGTTTACGGTGCACCATAACGTAGTGTGGATCGAGCACACGAACGAGCCGCTTGAAGCCTTCGTTTTCCACTACAGAGTACGGGCGTAAATCTTTGCAGACTAAAGTTGCAATGGCCTCTGTTATCTTTCTGGCCCGCGGAGAATCGGCTGGTAATGTTAGTGATTCCctcagtttcttttgttttgcccCGGACGGCTTGTTGGCGGAAGCTAATGTTAGTGTAGTGTGATACCTTGTCAAGTGGTTTCTGAGGTTTGGAGTATTTCGACAATAACTGACTCCGCTTCGCAGATCTTGCAAACCACTTTGGTTTTATCCAGCTCTTtgtcctttgtttttttaaaatccgAAATGGTTCCAGACCTCATACTTAAGTTGGGGTGGCTTGCTGAGCGGAGTTTTACCTGCGTCGGCCATCTTGCAAGCTTGTGCGCTTGAATGACAAGCGGACGTAAACGCGCCACTGTTGCATCACGCACGAGACTACTGGGGTTAActtcttgaaaaaataaaataaaataatcgaTCCCATGCCCTACAAATCGCTTTTgcaaaatttaaaatgaaattgaTCCAAAATCGATTGaatagatttattttttatttttatttttttacccagTCCTAATctgaatatttattttctagatTCATTGGTTCTCTATCTTCAACTCCTTCATGATGGTCATTTTCTTGGTGGGTCTCGTGTCCATGATTCTGATGAGAACTCTGAGAAAGGATTATGCCAGATACAGCAAAGAGGAGGAGATGGACGACATGGTGAGTTTAAATTGAACgaacaccttatttcctttgAGTATTAGTGGATCGTGGGGTTTGTCTTATTTAACTTTTTGCTGGCTGCGTACAAACAGGACAGAGACCTGGGAGACGAGTACGGGTGGAAGCAGGTGCATGGAGACGTGTTTAGACCATCAAGCCATCCGCTGATCTTCTCCTCCCTCATCGGCTCGGGCTGCCAGATCTTCTCTGTGTCCTTCATCGTCATCATCGTGGCGATGGTGGAGGATCTGTACACAGAGTGAGTGTTTGGCTCCAGGACGTGTTGTGGGGTTTGGGTTTTAATTTGACTTCTGTTTAATCCTCACTCAGCTAAAGTAATGTGTTTTACCATTTAGCTAAAAACAAGTCAATAACCCATCAGAA
This window harbors:
- the tm9sf3 gene encoding transmembrane 9 superfamily member 3, which translates into the protein MGSSRWKVAAAAFLAIVGSLLPVDADEHDHTYKDKEEVVLWMNTVGPYHNRQETYKYFSLPFCAGSKKTISHYHETLGEALQGVELEFSGLDIKFKDDVLQSTYCEIELDKAKRDAFVYAIKNHYWYQMYIDDLPIWGIVGEADENGEEHYLWTYKKLEIGYNGNRIVDVNLTSEGKVKLVPNTKIQMSYSVKWKRSDVKFEDRFDKYLDPSFFQHRIHWFSIFNSFMMVIFLVGLVSMILMRTLRKDYARYSKEEEMDDMDRDLGDEYGWKQVHGDVFRPSSHPLIFSSLIGSGCQIFSVSFIVIIVAMVEDLYTERGSMLSTAIFVYAATSPVNGYFGGSLYAKQGGRRWIKQMFIGAFLIPAMVCGTAFFINFIAIYYHASRAIPFGTMVAVCCICFFVILPLNLVGTILGRNLSGQPNFPCRVNAVPRPIPEKKWFMEPAVIVCLGGILPFGSIFIEMYFIFTSFWAYKIYYVYGFMMLVLVILCIVTVCVTIVCTYFLLNAEDYRWQWTSFLSAASTAVYVYMYSFYYYFFKTKMYGLFQTSFYFGYMAVFSTALGIMCGAVGYMGTSAFVRKIYTNVKID